The following are from one region of the Cyanobium gracile PCC 6307 genome:
- a CDS encoding extracellular solute-binding protein, with product MIPQLHHSPTPPGQGRRRAVIRVLATGLAIPLLASLAACHGRPLQPILRPLEGTLYIAVGVSGDAIDGELQKEIRSRTAMLQSTFRTLQPKVRLQVEVFPEESLPTELRLRNSTGLSPDLLLVNESTARDLARERLIDTVSFPPALLNQLDAGSVVRVRRSDGTLNGLPMELQPQVACFDRRRVRRSPGTLSELLALSAKGMEVGLSLDAVSLTWTLGPLGAIDALSSLLAREPVTPATRQDLARWLRWLRQADQQQHVTFFPTEAELLKELTAGTLDWIPCRSINLTRVKASLGQNLGVTPLPSGPFGGASPITRERVLAFGVNSSPVQRKLAMALARFAVSPLHQRDIVLRSQYVLPVNREVAPPVRSSSVVASMVEGRQQSLQRSTIRLIEGSSKEQREAWQALLTRFLFDDLSQQEALKGLIELLSGGRSR from the coding sequence GTGATTCCCCAACTCCACCACTCCCCCACCCCGCCCGGCCAGGGCCGGCGGCGGGCCGTCATCCGGGTGCTGGCGACGGGCCTCGCCATCCCCTTGCTGGCCTCCCTGGCGGCCTGCCACGGGCGGCCACTGCAGCCGATCCTGCGCCCCCTCGAGGGCACCCTCTACATCGCGGTCGGTGTCAGTGGAGATGCCATCGACGGCGAACTGCAGAAGGAGATCCGCTCACGTACGGCCATGTTGCAGAGCACGTTCCGCACCCTGCAGCCCAAGGTCCGGCTCCAGGTGGAGGTGTTCCCCGAGGAGAGCCTGCCCACCGAACTGCGACTGCGCAACAGCACCGGTCTGAGCCCGGATCTGCTGCTGGTGAACGAATCCACCGCCCGTGATCTGGCCAGGGAGAGGCTCATCGACACCGTGTCCTTCCCGCCCGCCCTGCTGAACCAGCTGGATGCGGGTTCGGTGGTGCGGGTACGGCGCTCCGATGGGACGCTGAACGGCCTCCCCATGGAGCTGCAGCCCCAGGTGGCCTGTTTCGATCGGCGGCGCGTCCGGCGCAGCCCCGGCACCCTGAGTGAGCTGCTGGCCCTCAGTGCCAAGGGGATGGAGGTGGGGCTCTCCCTCGATGCGGTCAGCCTGACCTGGACCCTGGGCCCCCTCGGGGCCATCGATGCCCTCAGCAGTCTGCTGGCCAGGGAGCCGGTGACGCCCGCGACCCGGCAGGACCTGGCGCGCTGGCTGCGGTGGCTACGCCAGGCGGATCAGCAGCAGCACGTCACCTTCTTCCCCACCGAGGCGGAACTGCTCAAGGAACTGACCGCCGGGACCCTCGACTGGATTCCCTGCCGCAGCATCAACCTGACCCGCGTCAAGGCAAGCCTGGGCCAGAACCTGGGCGTGACCCCCCTGCCCTCCGGGCCCTTCGGCGGCGCCAGCCCGATCACCCGGGAGCGGGTGCTGGCCTTCGGGGTCAACTCGAGTCCGGTCCAGCGCAAGCTGGCGATGGCCCTGGCCCGCTTCGCGGTCAGCCCCCTGCACCAGCGGGACATCGTCCTGCGCAGCCAGTACGTGCTGCCGGTGAACCGGGAGGTGGCGCCGCCGGTGCGCAGTTCCTCCGTGGTGGCGTCCATGGTGGAGGGCCGGCAGCAGTCGCTGCAGCGCTCGACGATCCGGCTGATCGAGGGAAGCAGCAAGGAACAGCGAGAGGCCTGGCAGGCCCTGCTCACCCGCTTCCTCTTCGACGACCTCAGCCAGCAGGAGGCCCTCAAGGGGCTGATCGAGCTCCTCAGCGGCGGGAGATCCCGATGA
- a CDS encoding mechanosensitive ion channel family protein, with protein sequence MNLLLMEIAGWFGYLQRIEVRVQVILLLLVFLGQGVFRRWLAPRFPLARRSDVVVPLLLGLFSLLLGLGGLPNGLVLLGLLLYLGWLGLGGVRQLLGRFIQPQQLQLLETRLIRPAYLLVAALLVIRVFDNPQDLALIPLGEWFGSEVTLGSFFMAVVIVYVLAMGTGPPAQGLAWLVQRGLGISNGSRRALALMIRYVVVSIGIVWALDHVGFNRTAILAVAGGLSVGLGFGIKEVFSNFVSGLWLLCEGSVRPGEVLVIDGDPCEVRSLGLRAAVLWRNRDNAELVIPNQMFFTTTTVTYTGSDTLRRTQVLVSAAYHHDPNDVIALLEDIARSQPRVLPTPAPKALLLGYGESSISYALRFWIANPMDNVSICSEVQAAVWKAFQQRGIEIPFPQQVQYRVEGPPKS encoded by the coding sequence ATGAACCTGCTGCTGATGGAGATCGCCGGCTGGTTCGGCTACCTGCAGCGCATCGAGGTGCGCGTGCAGGTGATTCTGCTGCTGCTGGTGTTCCTGGGCCAGGGGGTCTTTCGCCGGTGGCTGGCCCCCCGCTTTCCCCTGGCGCGACGATCCGACGTCGTGGTCCCCCTCCTGCTGGGCCTGTTTTCGCTGCTCCTGGGGTTGGGTGGCCTTCCCAACGGCCTGGTGCTGCTGGGACTGCTCCTCTACCTGGGCTGGCTGGGTCTGGGGGGCGTGCGCCAGCTGCTGGGCCGTTTCATCCAGCCGCAGCAGTTGCAGCTGCTGGAGACCCGCCTGATCCGCCCGGCGTACCTGCTGGTCGCCGCCCTGCTGGTGATCCGGGTGTTCGATAACCCGCAGGATCTGGCCCTGATTCCCCTGGGCGAATGGTTCGGCTCCGAGGTGACCCTGGGGAGCTTCTTCATGGCGGTGGTGATCGTCTATGTGCTGGCCATGGGCACAGGCCCCCCGGCCCAGGGGTTGGCCTGGCTGGTGCAGCGCGGCTTGGGCATCAGCAACGGCAGCCGCCGGGCCCTGGCCCTGATGATTCGCTATGTGGTGGTGTCCATCGGCATCGTCTGGGCCCTCGATCATGTGGGGTTCAATCGCACCGCGATCCTGGCGGTGGCCGGTGGCCTCTCGGTGGGCCTCGGATTCGGCATCAAGGAAGTCTTCTCCAATTTCGTCAGCGGCCTCTGGCTGCTGTGTGAGGGATCGGTGCGGCCCGGCGAAGTTCTGGTCATTGATGGCGATCCCTGCGAGGTGCGCAGCCTCGGCCTGCGGGCCGCCGTGCTCTGGCGCAATCGGGACAACGCCGAACTGGTGATCCCCAATCAGATGTTCTTCACCACCACCACCGTGACCTACACGGGCAGCGACACCCTGCGCCGCACCCAGGTGCTGGTGAGCGCGGCCTACCACCACGATCCCAATGACGTGATCGCCCTACTGGAGGACATCGCCCGCAGCCAGCCTCGCGTTCTGCCCACCCCGGCACCGAAGGCACTGCTGCTCGGATACGGAGAATCCTCGATCAGCTACGCCCTGCGCTTCTGGATCGCCAACCCGATGGATAACGTGTCGATCTGCAGCGAAGTCCAGGCGGCTGTCTGGAAGGCTTTCCAGCAAAGGGGCATCGAGATCCCCTTCCCCCAGCAGGTGCAGTATCGGGTGGAGGGTCCCCCGAAGAGCTGA